A portion of the Actomonas aquatica genome contains these proteins:
- a CDS encoding PQQ-binding-like beta-propeller repeat protein, giving the protein MPYPALTSGRTSFLVAAASLFLSSVVVAASDQNWSSYLGDAHSSQYSTLDQITPANVAELEVAWTWEAGDARGNSTQIQCNPLVIDGVIYATTPSLDLVALDGKTGALRWRYAAHEPTGVNRGVAWWADGDDQRILFGAGKWLQAVDARTGKLIESFGEGGRVDLAANMGRDVTGFAIQANTPGIVVGDLIVMGMRLGEGPAPAAPGPIRAYDVRTGELRWVFNTIPQPGEPGYETWPEDAYTYVGGVNVWTGMSVDEERGLLFAPTGSAAFDFWGGDRLGDNLYANCLLAIKVETGELVWHYQFVRHDIWDRDLPAPPNLLTVTHDGQEIDAVAQITKSGHVFVFNRETGEPLFPMEEVIVPSSDLAGEVAATTQPLPLKPAPFARQFFTAAEVTNRTPEARRAVLERFARLRAHTQFAPPSEQGTIIFPGFDGGGEWGGAATDPRGVIYVNANEMAWVLTMIETGGSATVGEQVYLQNCVGCHGADRAGNNMGIPSLLELNARLDREQAREVIVHGRGMMPPWGFLSGDQLEGVLDFLHGPVPEPDRAAPDPDAEPPKEGWVTYVGDEGQVDHPAPPYTHTGYNRFLDPDGYPAVKPPWGTLNAIDLNSGEFLWTVPLGELPELSALGIPPTGTENYGGPVVTAGGVLFIGASKDEHFRAFDTKTGRELWRFKLPAGAYATPSTYEVDGRQYVVVACGGGKMGTKSGDTYVAFALPE; this is encoded by the coding sequence ATGCCTTACCCCGCCCTGACGTCCGGTCGGACGTCGTTCCTTGTTGCTGCCGCTTCTCTCTTTCTTTCGTCCGTCGTCGTCGCTGCCTCTGATCAGAATTGGTCGAGTTATCTGGGCGATGCGCACTCGAGTCAGTATTCGACCCTCGATCAAATCACGCCGGCCAATGTCGCGGAGTTGGAAGTGGCGTGGACTTGGGAGGCCGGCGACGCGCGGGGCAACTCCACCCAGATCCAATGCAATCCGCTGGTGATCGATGGGGTCATCTATGCCACAACTCCGAGTCTTGATCTGGTGGCGCTGGACGGCAAAACGGGCGCGTTGCGCTGGCGTTATGCGGCCCATGAGCCGACCGGCGTAAACCGCGGTGTGGCGTGGTGGGCGGATGGCGACGATCAACGCATTCTCTTCGGCGCGGGCAAGTGGTTGCAGGCGGTGGATGCACGCACCGGGAAGCTGATTGAGAGTTTTGGCGAAGGTGGACGGGTGGACCTGGCGGCAAACATGGGCCGCGATGTGACGGGCTTTGCGATCCAGGCCAACACGCCGGGCATCGTGGTGGGCGACCTCATCGTGATGGGCATGCGGCTCGGCGAAGGACCCGCCCCGGCTGCGCCCGGACCGATTCGCGCCTACGATGTGCGCACGGGTGAATTGCGTTGGGTGTTCAACACCATCCCGCAGCCCGGAGAACCCGGCTACGAAACCTGGCCGGAAGATGCCTACACCTACGTGGGCGGTGTGAACGTGTGGACGGGCATGAGTGTCGACGAAGAGCGTGGGCTGCTTTTCGCGCCGACGGGTTCGGCGGCTTTCGATTTTTGGGGCGGCGATCGCCTCGGCGACAACCTCTACGCCAACTGCCTGCTGGCGATCAAAGTCGAGACGGGCGAGCTGGTGTGGCATTACCAGTTTGTGCGCCACGACATCTGGGACCGTGACCTGCCGGCCCCGCCCAACCTGCTCACGGTCACGCACGACGGGCAGGAGATCGACGCGGTGGCGCAGATCACGAAGTCGGGGCACGTGTTTGTCTTCAATCGGGAGACGGGCGAGCCGCTGTTTCCGATGGAAGAGGTCATCGTGCCGTCGTCGGATCTCGCCGGCGAAGTGGCGGCGACGACACAACCCCTGCCACTGAAACCGGCGCCGTTTGCGCGGCAGTTTTTCACCGCGGCGGAAGTGACGAATCGCACGCCCGAAGCGCGCCGCGCGGTGCTGGAGCGTTTCGCACGCCTGCGGGCCCACACCCAGTTCGCGCCGCCGAGTGAGCAGGGCACGATCATTTTCCCGGGCTTTGACGGTGGTGGCGAATGGGGCGGGGCGGCGACCGATCCGCGGGGCGTGATTTACGTCAACGCCAACGAGATGGCGTGGGTGCTCACGATGATCGAGACCGGCGGCAGTGCGACGGTCGGCGAACAGGTGTATCTGCAGAACTGCGTCGGCTGTCACGGCGCGGACCGGGCGGGCAACAACATGGGCATCCCGTCGCTACTGGAGCTGAACGCACGCCTCGATCGCGAACAGGCGCGTGAGGTGATTGTGCATGGGCGGGGCATGATGCCGCCGTGGGGTTTTCTCTCGGGCGACCAGCTCGAGGGCGTGCTCGATTTCCTGCATGGTCCGGTGCCGGAACCCGATCGTGCCGCCCCGGATCCGGACGCGGAGCCGCCGAAGGAGGGGTGGGTGACTTACGTGGGCGACGAGGGCCAGGTGGATCATCCGGCGCCGCCGTATACGCATACTGGATACAACCGTTTTCTCGACCCGGATGGTTACCCCGCGGTCAAGCCCCCGTGGGGCACGTTGAACGCCATCGATCTGAACTCGGGTGAGTTTCTGTGGACCGTGCCGCTGGGCGAATTGCCGGAGTTGAGCGCGCTGGGTATTCCGCCGACCGGCACCGAGAACTACGGCGGCCCGGTCGTCACGGCGGGCGGGGTGTTGTTCATCGGCGCGAGCAAAGATGAACACTTCCGCGCCTTCGACACCAAGACCGGGCGTGAACTCTGGCGCTTCAAATTGCCTGCCGGGGCCTATGCCACGCCGTCGACTTATGAGGTGGATGGACGGCAGTATGTTGTTGTCGCCTGTGGCGGCGGCAAGATGGGCACCAAGAGCGGCGACACCTACGTGGCGTTTGCGCTGCCGGAGTGA
- a CDS encoding helix-turn-helix transcriptional regulator — MRELFAQSILAADRQRLRLRIPRAEGLLLKRKDMHFHFRPEIFVQIHGSTTFRFPKEEFTLNPGEMLIVPAGLPHGETIFRDDFGKFRNLVVGFYSHTLSLHFAHEVAPGRPDIETIEFFEAPELESLVGLTNQLVSTFHMNTPARDAVLKGLTMAVLGTFQNLVETGGGSLEGDIGKVLQTKWIVREQFSNPNLNVKTIAERLQCSPDYLSHLFHTETGEKLIHYIQRVRIDGAVLALETTPLYVSEIAYASGFSDPAYFARVFKKHRGESPADFRERLDKERRNQEERPKTIYYDRVDFTAGAPVKAGA; from the coding sequence ATGCGGGAGCTTTTCGCCCAGAGCATTCTCGCTGCCGATCGCCAACGTCTGCGCCTGCGCATCCCTCGAGCCGAGGGCCTGCTGCTTAAGCGCAAGGACATGCACTTCCATTTCCGGCCCGAGATTTTTGTGCAGATTCACGGCAGCACCACGTTCCGTTTTCCCAAGGAGGAATTCACCCTCAACCCCGGAGAGATGCTCATCGTGCCGGCCGGTCTGCCGCACGGCGAAACCATCTTTCGCGATGACTTCGGCAAGTTCCGCAACCTCGTCGTCGGGTTCTACAGCCACACCCTCTCGCTGCACTTCGCGCACGAGGTTGCCCCCGGCCGCCCCGACATCGAGACGATCGAGTTTTTTGAGGCGCCGGAGTTGGAATCGTTGGTGGGCCTCACCAATCAGCTCGTGAGCACCTTCCACATGAACACGCCCGCCCGCGACGCCGTTCTCAAGGGCCTCACCATGGCGGTGCTCGGCACGTTCCAAAACCTCGTCGAAACCGGCGGCGGGTCGCTCGAAGGCGACATCGGCAAGGTGCTGCAGACGAAGTGGATCGTCCGCGAGCAGTTCTCCAACCCCAACCTCAACGTGAAGACGATCGCCGAGCGTCTGCAGTGCTCACCCGATTACCTTTCACACCTCTTCCACACCGAGACCGGCGAGAAGCTCATTCACTACATCCAGCGCGTGCGCATCGACGGTGCGGTGCTGGCGCTGGAAACCACCCCGCTCTACGTTTCCGAAATCGCCTACGCGTCCGGCTTCTCCGATCCGGCCTACTTCGCGCGGGTCTTCAAAAAACACCGCGGCGAATCGCCCGCCGACTTCCGCGAACGCCTCGATAAAGAGCGCCGCAACCAGGAAGAGCGTCCCAAGACGATCTACTACGACCGCGTCGACTTCACCGCCGGCGCCCCCGTCAAAGCCGGGGCGTAG
- a CDS encoding MFS transporter: protein MKHPPRLSLPAIWNMSFGFLGIQFGWGLQMANMSAIYQFLGAEESELAILWLAAPVTGLVVQPIIGYYSDRTWTRLGRRRPYFLVGAILASLALVAMPNASALWMAAGLLWILDASVNISMEPFRAFVGDMLPPEQRKVGYAMQSVLIGLGAVASSSLPWLLTNVFGVGEASGAGSASAEVSRIPWSVHLSFYIGAVVFIAAVVYTIVTTKEHPPADMAAFEAERKRTAGVKHAVKEILGGFVGMPKLMQRLAVVQFFTWFGLFCMWIYFAPAIGRTIFGGEPGSAAYQDGIEWAGLCFSVYNGVAFGFAFLLVALVKKFSARGVHALCLTLGGLGLLSAGLWNSSTPLLASMLLVGVAWASILALPYAMLANVLPPSRMGFYMGVFNYFVVLPQILASAVMGKVVGWFFDGRAMPAVMTGGASLVLAAVLLMVLVPHADAEGEQGAG, encoded by the coding sequence ATGAAACACCCGCCACGTCTCTCTCTGCCCGCGATCTGGAACATGAGTTTTGGGTTTCTGGGCATCCAGTTTGGCTGGGGGCTGCAGATGGCCAACATGAGCGCCATCTACCAGTTCCTCGGCGCCGAGGAGAGTGAGCTGGCCATCCTGTGGCTGGCGGCCCCGGTGACGGGGTTGGTGGTGCAGCCCATCATCGGCTACTACAGCGATCGCACCTGGACACGGCTCGGGCGACGTCGGCCGTATTTTTTGGTCGGCGCGATCCTTGCGAGTCTGGCGCTGGTCGCCATGCCCAATGCGTCGGCGCTGTGGATGGCGGCGGGGCTGCTGTGGATTCTGGATGCGTCGGTGAACATCAGCATGGAGCCGTTCCGGGCCTTCGTGGGCGACATGCTGCCGCCGGAGCAACGCAAGGTCGGTTACGCCATGCAGAGTGTATTGATCGGCTTGGGCGCGGTGGCGTCCTCGTCGCTGCCGTGGTTGTTGACCAACGTGTTTGGCGTCGGCGAAGCGAGCGGCGCGGGGAGCGCGAGCGCGGAAGTTTCCCGCATCCCGTGGTCGGTGCACCTCTCGTTCTACATCGGCGCGGTCGTATTTATCGCGGCGGTGGTTTATACCATCGTCACCACGAAAGAGCATCCGCCGGCGGACATGGCGGCCTTCGAGGCGGAGCGGAAACGCACGGCGGGCGTGAAGCATGCGGTGAAGGAAATTTTGGGTGGATTTGTCGGCATGCCGAAGCTCATGCAGCGCCTCGCGGTGGTGCAGTTTTTTACCTGGTTCGGGCTGTTCTGCATGTGGATCTATTTTGCGCCGGCGATTGGTCGCACGATCTTTGGTGGGGAGCCCGGTAGTGCGGCCTATCAGGATGGCATCGAATGGGCGGGGTTGTGCTTTTCGGTCTACAACGGCGTGGCGTTTGGCTTCGCGTTTTTGCTGGTCGCGCTGGTCAAAAAATTCTCCGCCCGCGGTGTGCATGCCCTGTGTCTCACGCTGGGCGGACTCGGCCTGCTGAGCGCGGGCCTGTGGAACAGCTCAACGCCGTTGCTGGCCTCGATGTTGTTGGTGGGCGTGGCGTGGGCGAGCATCCTGGCGCTGCCCTATGCGATGTTGGCCAACGTGCTGCCGCCGTCCCGCATGGGGTTTTACATGGGCGTGTTTAACTACTTCGTGGTGCTGCCGCAGATCCTGGCCTCGGCCGTGATGGGCAAGGTCGTGGGCTGGTTTTTCGACGGGCGCGCCATGCCGGCGGTGATGACCGGTGGCGCGTCGCTCGTGCTGGCGGCCGTGTTGCTCATGGTGCTCGTGCCGCACGCCGATGCGGAAGGCGAGCAGGGGGCGGGGTGA
- the malQ gene encoding 4-alpha-glucanotransferase translates to MNASRPTWLRCRSSGVLAPLSALPGAFGIGNLGTGARAFVDFLADTGFQHWQICPAGPTGFGDSPYQSFSSFAGNPYFIDLGELEAEGLLTADELAPLRALPAHAVDYGTLYERFGTLLARAHERFLARGEDAPWGGASALAEFEATHSEWLPSYAAFMALKNHFGGHAWTLWLTTWRDWQPGIEARLPAPAAEDAAHQRFCQFLFFRQWEALRTYAAARGVAIIGDVPIFVAMDSADTWRWREVFRLDERGRPEAIAGVPPDYFSDRGQCWGNPLYNWAQQAETGYAWWIERLRAAFAMCDIVRLDHFRGFHTFWEIPAGAPDARGGVWRDGPGLPFFEAIAAALPEVRLIAEDLGYINAGVAELRRAVGLPGMKILQFGYGHDDNNVNLPHFYPAETVVYTGTHDNDTTRGWLEHLDAEAREPVAEYFGIGESNTAWPLLRAAFASVARLAIVPIQDLLDLPSSARMNRPGTMEDNWRWRFQKGQLDQLVRKHGETLRHWHRLFDRDGDPRQRDYSAPPGELTALPSSESAVVISSTTPSLS, encoded by the coding sequence GTGAACGCTTCCCGTCCCACTTGGCTGCGCTGCCGGTCCTCCGGCGTGCTGGCACCGCTCTCGGCGCTGCCCGGCGCGTTTGGTATCGGAAATCTGGGCACAGGCGCCCGCGCCTTTGTCGACTTCCTGGCCGACACGGGGTTTCAGCACTGGCAAATCTGCCCAGCCGGCCCGACCGGCTTTGGCGATTCGCCTTACCAATCCTTTTCCAGTTTCGCCGGTAACCCCTACTTCATCGACCTCGGTGAATTGGAGGCGGAGGGGCTACTGACGGCGGACGAACTGGCTCCGCTGCGGGCGCTGCCCGCGCACGCCGTTGACTACGGCACCCTTTACGAACGTTTTGGCACGCTCCTCGCGCGGGCTCACGAGCGTTTTCTGGCCCGCGGTGAAGATGCGCCGTGGGGCGGGGCGTCGGCGTTGGCCGAATTCGAAGCCACGCACTCCGAGTGGCTGCCGTCCTATGCCGCCTTTATGGCGCTCAAGAACCACTTCGGCGGCCACGCCTGGACGCTGTGGCTCACCACCTGGCGCGACTGGCAACCGGGCATCGAAGCACGCTTGCCGGCCCCGGCCGCCGAGGACGCCGCGCACCAGCGTTTCTGCCAGTTTCTTTTCTTCCGCCAATGGGAGGCGCTGCGCACCTACGCGGCCGCGCGCGGTGTCGCCATTATCGGTGATGTGCCGATCTTCGTGGCGATGGACAGCGCCGACACCTGGCGCTGGCGTGAGGTGTTTCGGCTCGACGAACGGGGCCGCCCCGAAGCCATCGCCGGGGTGCCGCCCGACTACTTTTCCGACCGCGGCCAATGCTGGGGCAATCCGCTCTACAACTGGGCGCAACAGGCCGAGACCGGCTATGCCTGGTGGATCGAGCGCCTGCGCGCGGCCTTCGCGATGTGCGACATCGTGCGGCTCGATCACTTCCGCGGCTTTCACACCTTTTGGGAGATTCCGGCGGGCGCGCCCGATGCGCGCGGCGGGGTCTGGCGCGACGGTCCGGGACTGCCGTTTTTTGAAGCCATCGCTGCGGCGCTGCCGGAGGTGCGCCTCATTGCGGAGGATCTGGGCTACATCAACGCCGGGGTGGCCGAGCTGCGCCGGGCGGTGGGCCTGCCCGGGATGAAAATTCTGCAGTTTGGCTACGGCCACGATGACAACAACGTGAACCTGCCTCACTTCTATCCGGCGGAGACGGTGGTCTACACCGGCACGCACGACAACGACACCACGCGCGGCTGGCTGGAGCATCTCGATGCGGAAGCGCGCGAGCCGGTGGCGGAGTATTTTGGTATCGGCGAATCCAATACGGCCTGGCCGCTGTTGCGGGCCGCGTTTGCGTCAGTGGCGCGGCTGGCGATTGTGCCGATCCAGGACCTGTTGGATCTGCCTTCGAGTGCGCGCATGAATCGCCCCGGCACGATGGAGGACAACTGGCGTTGGCGTTTCCAAAAGGGCCAACTCGATCAGCTGGTCCGCAAACATGGAGAAACCCTGCGGCACTGGCACCGGCTGTTTGATCGCGACGGCGATCCGCGGCAACGAGACTACAGCGCGCCGCCCGGTGAGTTGACCGCGTTGCCAAGCTCCGAGTCTGCCGTCGTAATCAGCAGCACCACCCCGTCCCTCTCATGA
- a CDS encoding TonB-dependent receptor, whose protein sequence is MHTHLRSKLALTVALSLGISAPGFGQATNDEDKDVVVMDAFEVTTGFAGSLAAAALIKQDQKIIAEVIASEDIGKLPDISIADALTRLTGLTTQRTNGRSQAISIRGLTGDFSTGLLNGREQVSTGLNRAVEFDQYPADLLNSVVVYKTAEADLIGQGLAGTIDLQTIRPLSRTGRVIALNGYYEWNQLGKLTPGVSATGNRFSVSYIDQNEEGTLGVAVGFSHSSKPFAGEQFQAWGYPQDGDGNYGLGGTKSYARNSVLDRDGVMATIEYQPNDNFHTTFDVFASQFNERQLLRGMEIPLIWSGAAMQGTPTVEDGLYTDATMTNVQPVVRNDVFDRDAEPIAIGWNVVLGEDSTWPVTFDASYSRVVRDDINLETWSGLGIRGNATTPDTMRIQLVPGQIPTITSSLDYADGSVLRLTDPQGWGPDTLPGNGMYGYYKGFRSKDELGQLQLSTEHAMDGLFTNVKIGASYTDRYKRDGEDPSGYIHSPSASQITLPLPPQVGTTDLGFLGLGEVYAYDPLASFENGVWGFTPNTDTGIVANRFMIREKVSQLYGVGTFETKLGNVDVTGNIGGRIVHTDQSSEGRSANGNSLNAVTDGDTYTDFAPSLNLNFDFGNNLYVRFSVARQIARPRMYDMRASRSWGFDGSKVDSTDPSQSPWSGGGGNSQLKPWKSDSIDLSIEKYFSQNRGYLAVAAFNKDLKNYIYEQQDVADFSSYPVPGGVMPSLDYGIISQPVNGEGGNVRGLEFTLSLASEMINPNFRGFGLVLGGAYTDSSVQPWGPDGGDAPIAGLSRHVANLTVYYERGGFSARVSNRYRSENRQYITTFGPPNPGGDVNPNGGFSVAQPESVMDAQVSYTLQSGPAEGLSLFLQAYNLTNEPLVTYNNDDPRQVINFQEYGASYSLGFAYRF, encoded by the coding sequence ATGCATACCCACCTCCGTTCCAAACTTGCGCTGACGGTCGCCCTTTCCCTGGGCATCAGCGCGCCTGGTTTTGGCCAGGCGACCAACGACGAAGATAAAGACGTCGTTGTGATGGACGCCTTCGAAGTCACCACCGGTTTTGCCGGCAGTCTCGCCGCCGCTGCGTTGATCAAGCAGGATCAAAAAATCATCGCCGAAGTCATCGCCTCGGAAGACATCGGCAAACTCCCCGACATTTCGATCGCCGACGCGCTCACGCGCCTCACCGGTCTCACCACCCAACGCACCAACGGTCGCAGCCAGGCGATAAGCATTCGCGGTCTCACCGGTGATTTCTCCACCGGCCTGCTCAATGGCCGCGAACAGGTTTCGACCGGCTTGAACCGCGCTGTCGAGTTCGACCAATACCCGGCCGATCTGCTCAACTCGGTGGTCGTCTACAAAACCGCCGAGGCCGATCTCATCGGTCAGGGCCTCGCGGGCACCATCGATCTGCAGACAATCCGTCCGCTCAGCCGCACCGGTCGCGTGATCGCCCTCAACGGCTACTACGAGTGGAACCAGCTCGGCAAACTCACCCCGGGCGTCAGCGCCACCGGCAACCGCTTCAGCGTGTCCTACATCGACCAGAACGAAGAGGGCACCCTCGGTGTCGCCGTCGGCTTTTCGCATTCCAGCAAACCCTTCGCCGGCGAGCAGTTCCAGGCGTGGGGGTATCCACAGGATGGAGACGGCAACTATGGTTTGGGCGGCACCAAGTCCTACGCCCGCAACAGTGTGCTCGATCGTGACGGCGTGATGGCGACCATCGAATATCAGCCGAACGACAACTTCCACACGACCTTCGACGTCTTTGCCTCCCAGTTCAACGAGCGCCAATTGCTCCGCGGCATGGAGATCCCGCTCATCTGGAGTGGCGCGGCGATGCAGGGCACGCCGACGGTGGAGGATGGCCTCTACACCGACGCCACCATGACCAACGTGCAGCCCGTCGTGCGTAACGATGTGTTTGACCGCGACGCCGAGCCGATCGCGATCGGCTGGAACGTGGTGCTGGGCGAAGACTCCACCTGGCCCGTCACCTTCGACGCCAGCTACTCCCGCGTGGTGCGCGACGACATCAATCTTGAGACCTGGTCCGGCCTCGGTATCCGCGGAAACGCTACGACGCCCGACACCATGCGCATCCAGCTCGTGCCAGGCCAGATCCCGACTATTACCTCCTCGCTCGACTACGCCGATGGTTCGGTGCTGCGTCTGACCGACCCGCAAGGGTGGGGACCCGACACGCTGCCGGGCAATGGCATGTATGGTTACTACAAGGGCTTCCGCTCCAAGGACGAGCTCGGCCAGCTCCAGCTCTCCACCGAGCACGCCATGGACGGGCTGTTCACCAACGTGAAGATCGGCGCCAGCTACACCGACCGCTACAAGCGCGACGGTGAAGATCCCTCCGGCTACATCCACTCGCCCAGCGCCAGCCAAATTACGCTGCCGCTGCCGCCGCAGGTCGGCACCACCGATCTCGGTTTCCTCGGTCTCGGTGAGGTCTATGCCTACGATCCGTTGGCCTCTTTCGAAAATGGCGTCTGGGGCTTCACGCCCAACACCGACACCGGCATCGTGGCCAATCGTTTTATGATCCGTGAAAAGGTGAGCCAGCTCTACGGCGTGGGCACCTTCGAGACCAAGCTCGGTAATGTCGATGTCACCGGCAACATCGGTGGCCGTATCGTCCACACCGACCAGTCCTCCGAAGGTCGTTCCGCCAATGGTAACTCCCTCAACGCGGTCACCGACGGCGACACCTACACGGACTTCGCGCCGAGCCTGAACCTGAACTTCGATTTCGGGAACAACCTCTACGTGCGCTTCAGCGTCGCGCGTCAGATCGCCCGTCCCCGCATGTATGACATGCGTGCCTCCCGTAGCTGGGGCTTCGATGGCTCCAAGGTCGACTCGACTGATCCGTCCCAGAGCCCGTGGAGTGGTGGCGGCGGCAACTCGCAGCTGAAGCCGTGGAAGAGCGACTCGATCGACCTCTCCATTGAAAAATACTTCAGCCAGAACCGGGGTTACCTCGCGGTCGCGGCCTTCAACAAGGACCTCAAAAACTACATCTACGAGCAGCAGGATGTGGCGGACTTCTCCAGCTACCCGGTCCCCGGCGGCGTGATGCCGTCGCTCGATTACGGTATCATTTCCCAGCCGGTGAACGGCGAGGGCGGCAACGTGCGCGGACTCGAGTTCACGCTCTCGCTCGCCTCGGAGATGATTAACCCGAACTTCCGCGGCTTCGGTCTCGTGCTCGGCGGTGCCTACACCGACAGCAGCGTGCAGCCCTGGGGCCCCGATGGTGGTGATGCGCCGATCGCTGGTCTCTCCCGCCACGTCGCCAACCTCACGGTTTACTACGAGCGCGGTGGTTTCTCCGCCCGCGTGAGCAACCGCTACCGTTCCGAGAATCGCCAATACATCACCACCTTTGGTCCGCCCAATCCCGGTGGTGACGTGAATCCCAACGGCGGCTTCTCGGTCGCCCAGCCGGAGTCGGTCATGGATGCGCAGGTTAGCTACACGCTGCAAAGCGGTCCGGCCGAAGGTCTCTCGCTCTTCCTGCAAGCCTACAACCTCACCAATGAGCCGCTCGTCACCTACAACAACGACGACCCGCGCCAGGTGATCAACTTCCAGGAATACGGCGCGTCCTACTCCCTCGGTTTCGCCTACCGCTTCTGA
- a CDS encoding alpha-amylase family glycosyl hydrolase, with amino-acid sequence MIPLRRFTLSLRFAVAAVLSSVPLAADFKPEPLEVCQGQPALGVPDWVRAETIYEINVRQYSEAGTFAAVEADLARIRDLGVGILWFMPVHPIGEINRKGPLGSYYSIADYRGINPEFGTEADFVRLVKAAQAMGMRVVMDWVGNHTAWDHPWTSSHPEYYATNEAGEFVPPFGFDWTDVIQLDYENHATWDAAIADMLYWVEVAGIDGYRCDYATGVPTAFWNEAGRRLREAKPDFFMLSESEVPQHQLHAFNASYSFGMMHVINTVAAGEHGASHLDDQLARTQVRFPDDGALIYYTTNHDENSWQGTVQERLGGGVETFAVLTYLFDGIPLIYNGQEAGMAKRLEFFERDPIAWRPHPLAGFYRTLNQLRRDHPALHTGTGMTRIGTTANESIYALLREDATGEKVVGFLNLSDAPVTFDAAAPALAGTWQDVFGGATHTLKGSVSLALPAWGYLVLVSE; translated from the coding sequence ATGATCCCTTTGCGCCGCTTTACCCTCTCTCTTCGTTTCGCCGTAGCCGCGGTTTTGTCGTCGGTGCCGCTGGCGGCTGATTTTAAACCCGAGCCGCTGGAAGTCTGCCAAGGTCAACCCGCCCTCGGCGTGCCGGACTGGGTGCGGGCCGAGACGATTTACGAAATCAACGTGCGCCAGTATTCCGAGGCCGGCACCTTCGCGGCGGTCGAGGCCGACTTGGCGCGCATTCGCGACCTCGGGGTTGGCATCCTCTGGTTTATGCCGGTGCATCCGATCGGAGAGATCAACCGGAAGGGCCCGCTGGGGAGCTATTATTCGATCGCCGACTATCGCGGCATCAACCCGGAGTTTGGCACCGAGGCCGACTTCGTGCGCTTGGTCAAAGCCGCGCAGGCCATGGGTATGCGAGTGGTGATGGATTGGGTGGGCAACCACACCGCGTGGGATCACCCTTGGACGTCGTCGCACCCCGAGTATTACGCCACCAACGAGGCCGGTGAGTTTGTGCCGCCGTTCGGCTTCGATTGGACCGATGTCATCCAGCTCGATTACGAAAACCACGCCACGTGGGATGCGGCCATTGCCGACATGCTCTACTGGGTGGAGGTCGCCGGTATCGACGGTTACCGCTGCGACTACGCGACGGGTGTGCCCACGGCCTTCTGGAACGAAGCCGGGCGTCGTCTGCGCGAGGCGAAGCCGGACTTTTTTATGCTCTCCGAGTCGGAGGTGCCGCAACACCAGCTGCATGCCTTCAACGCCTCCTATTCGTTCGGCATGATGCACGTCATCAACACGGTCGCGGCCGGCGAACACGGGGCCTCGCACCTCGACGATCAACTGGCCCGCACGCAGGTGCGTTTTCCGGACGACGGCGCCCTGATTTACTATACTACCAACCACGATGAAAACTCCTGGCAGGGCACCGTGCAGGAGCGTTTGGGCGGGGGCGTGGAGACCTTTGCGGTGCTCACCTATCTCTTCGACGGTATACCGCTCATCTACAACGGTCAGGAAGCTGGCATGGCGAAGCGTCTGGAGTTTTTTGAGCGCGATCCCATCGCGTGGCGGCCGCATCCGCTGGCGGGGTTTTATCGCACCCTCAACCAGCTGCGCCGCGATCACCCGGCACTGCACACCGGCACCGGCATGACCCGGATCGGCACCACGGCCAACGAGTCAATCTATGCACTGCTGCGCGAAGATGCGACCGGTGAGAAGGTGGTGGGTTTTCTCAACCTGAGTGACGCCCCCGTGACTTTCGATGCCGCTGCTCCGGCACTGGCCGGCACCTGGCAGGATGTCTTCGGCGGTGCGACGCACACGCTGAAGGGCAGCGTCTCGCTTGCCCTGCCGGCGTGGGGCTACCTGGTGCTGGTGAGCGAATAG